A window of Panicum virgatum strain AP13 chromosome 8K, P.virgatum_v5, whole genome shotgun sequence contains these coding sequences:
- the LOC120644754 gene encoding protein ROOT HAIR DEFECTIVE 3 homolog 2-like isoform X2, producing the protein MINLWCHDIGREHAANRPLLRTVFQVLMRLFSPRKTTLLLVIRDKTKTPLEYLTQALKEDIRKIWDSVQKPEAYKEAALSEFFNVEVTALSSYEEKEELFKEQVGQLRQRFYHSIEPGGLAADRRGVVPASGFCLSALQIWKVIRENKDLNLPAHKVMVATVRCEEIANEKLRHFFSDKGWLELDAAVKSGPVPSFGTKLRAILDSYLSEYDLETMYFDEGVRTAKRKQLESSMLDHTYPALEKVIEHLHLAALNKFRSDLEQALSSREGFTASVHQCAQASMAEFDAGLRDAAAKHVGWDASKVRNKLKEHIQDHVESIRNAKLAELKANYEKNLSEALAGPVQSILETRERDAWACIRRLYSRETENAALAFSASLSEFDLDQTVSSKMVSDLREHARSVVEMKAREEAGNILMHMKERFFTVLSRDRDSMPRTWTGNEDIRAITREARLAALRLMSVMAAIRLDDKPDKIDRALITALLDSEPLSRKRSVEFTYDSLASNTWEEVSPKDTLITPVQCKSIWRQFKAETEYAVAQAISMQETHRRSKNWLPPAWTILLLAILGYNEFMFLLRNPLYLLGLFVAFVLSYAIWLQYDITAYFRHGTLSALLTIWSRLLPTIMDIMTAIVNISHNHKNHSTRGSSRPPAIHTHSFRNQMRRQAQVQYHQSPDSSSTSSSVDSNSRDEHES; encoded by the exons ATGATAAATTT GTGGTGTCATGACATAGGTCGAGAACATGCTGCAAACAGGCCACTTTTGAGAACAGTATTTCAG GTTTTGATGCGTTTATTCAGTCCTCGCAAGACGACACTGCTACTTGTTATCCGCGATAAAACAAAG ACTCCACTAGAGTATCTAACACAAGCCCTCAAGGAGGATATTCGGAAG ATATGGGACTCTGTTCAGAAGCCAGAAGCCTACAAGGAAGCAGCGCTTAGTGAATTTTTCAAT GTGGAGGTTACTGCTCTGTCAAGTTATGAAGAGAAAGAAGAACTATTTAAGGAGCAG gTTGGACAACTCAGGCAGAGGTTTTATCATTCAATCGAACCAGGTGGTCTTGCAGCTGATAGAAGAGGTGTGGTGCCAGCTTCAGGTTTTTGTCTGAGTGCACTACAGATTTGGAAAGTAATACGTGAAAATAAGGACCTCAACCTTCCTGCTCATAAG GTCATGGTTGCTACTGTTCGGTGTGAAGAGATTGCAAATGAAAAGCTCAGACACTTTTTCTCCGACAAG GGTTGGTTGGAGCTAGATGCAGCTGTAAAATCTGGTCCAGTTCCGAGCTTTGGAACAAAGCTCAGAGCTATTCTCGATTCTTATCTATCAGA GTATGACCTGGAAACCATGTATTTTGACGAAGGTGTAAGAACTGCTAAGCGGAAACAATTAGAATCTTCAATGCTAGAT CACACATATCCTGCTCTCGAGAAAGTGATAGAGCACCTACATCTTGCGGCTCTCAACAAATTCAGAAGTGATCTGGAACAAGCATTAAGCAGCAGAGAGGGATTTACAGCATCAGTTCATCAGTGTGCTCAGGCTTCAATGGCAGAGTTCGATGCTGGACTGAGAG ATGCAGCAGCTAAACATGTGGGGTGGGATGCTTCAAAAGTTAGGAACAAACTGAAAGAGCATATACAAGATCATGTTGAATCTATTAGGAATGCTAAATTGGCTGAACTAAAAGCTAATTACGAG AAGAATCTGTCAGAAGCACTTGCTGGGCCTGTACAATCCATACTGGAAACTCGGGAGAGAGATGCCTGGGCATGTATTAGGAGACTATATAGTCGTGAGACTGAAAATGCCGCTCTTGCATTCTCAGCTTCCCTTTCTGAGTTTGACCTGGACCAGACAGTTTCCAGTAAGATGGTCTCAGACTTAAGGGAACATGCTAGAAGTGTAGTGGAAATGAAAGCTAGAGAAGAAGCTGGAAATATTCTGATGCATATGAAAGAAAG ATTTTTCACTGTGCTGAGCCGCGATAGGGATTCGATGCCAAGGACATGGACAGGGAATGAAGATATACGTGCGATCACTAGAGAAGCACGCTTAGCA GCTTTAAGACTCATGTCTGTAATGGCAGCTATACGGTTGGATGATAAACCTGATAAAATAGACCGGGCTCTGATTACTGCTCTTCTAGACAGCGAACCCCTTTCCCGGAAGAGGAGCGTTGAATTTACTTATGATTCACTTGCTTCAAACACGTGGGAAGAG GTGTCACCAAAGGATACCCTGATTACGCCAGTGCAGTGTAAATCCATCTGGAGGCAATTCAAAGCAGAGACAGAGTATGCTGTTGCACAAGCAATATCTATGCAG GAAACACATAGGCGTAGCAAGAACTGGTTGCCACCTGCGTGGACTATTCTGCTTCTGGCAATACTAGGTTACAATGAATTTATGTTTCTTCTCAG GAACCCATTGTACCTTCTGGGCCTCTTTGTTGCCTTCGTCCTATCATATGCCATATGGCTGCAATATGACATCACTGCTTATTTTCGCCATGGCACG CTATCTGCTCTTCTTACGATTTGGTCAAGACTGCTCCCGACAATCATGGACATCATGACTGCGATCGTCAACATAAGCCACAACCACAAGAATCATTCCACACGCGGGTCTAGTCGTCCCCCAGCGATCCATACTCACAGCTTCAGGAACCAGATGCGGCGACAGGCTCAAGTGCAGTACCACCAATCTCCTGACTCTTCATCCACATCTTCCTCTGTGGACTCAAACAGCCGTGATGAACATGAATCTTAA
- the LOC120644754 gene encoding protein ROOT HAIR DEFECTIVE 3 homolog 2-like isoform X1, producing the protein MEASGGGGGECHAAQVVDAGGEMDAAAMERFAAAAGLPGRGLSYAVASILGPQGSGKSTLLNHLFGTSFREMDALRGRHQTTKGIWIAKAVGIEPFTVVLDLEGTDGRERGQDDTAFEKQSALFALAVSDIVMINLWCHDIGREHAANRPLLRTVFQVLMRLFSPRKTTLLLVIRDKTKTPLEYLTQALKEDIRKIWDSVQKPEAYKEAALSEFFNVEVTALSSYEEKEELFKEQVGQLRQRFYHSIEPGGLAADRRGVVPASGFCLSALQIWKVIRENKDLNLPAHKVMVATVRCEEIANEKLRHFFSDKGWLELDAAVKSGPVPSFGTKLRAILDSYLSEYDLETMYFDEGVRTAKRKQLESSMLDHTYPALEKVIEHLHLAALNKFRSDLEQALSSREGFTASVHQCAQASMAEFDAGLRDAAAKHVGWDASKVRNKLKEHIQDHVESIRNAKLAELKANYEKNLSEALAGPVQSILETRERDAWACIRRLYSRETENAALAFSASLSEFDLDQTVSSKMVSDLREHARSVVEMKAREEAGNILMHMKERFFTVLSRDRDSMPRTWTGNEDIRAITREARLAALRLMSVMAAIRLDDKPDKIDRALITALLDSEPLSRKRSVEFTYDSLASNTWEEVSPKDTLITPVQCKSIWRQFKAETEYAVAQAISMQETHRRSKNWLPPAWTILLLAILGYNEFMFLLRNPLYLLGLFVAFVLSYAIWLQYDITAYFRHGTLSALLTIWSRLLPTIMDIMTAIVNISHNHKNHSTRGSSRPPAIHTHSFRNQMRRQAQVQYHQSPDSSSTSSSVDSNSRDEHES; encoded by the exons ATggaggcgagcggcgggggcggcggggagtGCCACGCGGCGCAGGTGGTGGACGCGGGCGGCGAGATGGACGCGGCCGCGATGGAgcggttcgccgccgccgcggggctccCCGGGCGGGGCCTCTCTTACGCCGTCGCCTCCATCCTCGGGCCCCAGGGCAGCG GGAAAAGCACCTTGCTCAACCATCTCTTCGGGACGAGCTTCAGGGAAATGGATGCCTTGAGAGGAAG GCACCAGACCACCAAGGGGATTTGGATCGCCAAGGCCGTTGGGATCGAGCCCTTCACCGTTGTCCTGGATCTGGAGGGGACGGACGGGAGGGAACGAGGGCAG GATGATACTGCTTTCGAGAAGCAGAGTGCTCTGTTTGCTCTAGCAGTTTCAGACATTGTTATGATAAATTT GTGGTGTCATGACATAGGTCGAGAACATGCTGCAAACAGGCCACTTTTGAGAACAGTATTTCAG GTTTTGATGCGTTTATTCAGTCCTCGCAAGACGACACTGCTACTTGTTATCCGCGATAAAACAAAG ACTCCACTAGAGTATCTAACACAAGCCCTCAAGGAGGATATTCGGAAG ATATGGGACTCTGTTCAGAAGCCAGAAGCCTACAAGGAAGCAGCGCTTAGTGAATTTTTCAAT GTGGAGGTTACTGCTCTGTCAAGTTATGAAGAGAAAGAAGAACTATTTAAGGAGCAG gTTGGACAACTCAGGCAGAGGTTTTATCATTCAATCGAACCAGGTGGTCTTGCAGCTGATAGAAGAGGTGTGGTGCCAGCTTCAGGTTTTTGTCTGAGTGCACTACAGATTTGGAAAGTAATACGTGAAAATAAGGACCTCAACCTTCCTGCTCATAAG GTCATGGTTGCTACTGTTCGGTGTGAAGAGATTGCAAATGAAAAGCTCAGACACTTTTTCTCCGACAAG GGTTGGTTGGAGCTAGATGCAGCTGTAAAATCTGGTCCAGTTCCGAGCTTTGGAACAAAGCTCAGAGCTATTCTCGATTCTTATCTATCAGA GTATGACCTGGAAACCATGTATTTTGACGAAGGTGTAAGAACTGCTAAGCGGAAACAATTAGAATCTTCAATGCTAGAT CACACATATCCTGCTCTCGAGAAAGTGATAGAGCACCTACATCTTGCGGCTCTCAACAAATTCAGAAGTGATCTGGAACAAGCATTAAGCAGCAGAGAGGGATTTACAGCATCAGTTCATCAGTGTGCTCAGGCTTCAATGGCAGAGTTCGATGCTGGACTGAGAG ATGCAGCAGCTAAACATGTGGGGTGGGATGCTTCAAAAGTTAGGAACAAACTGAAAGAGCATATACAAGATCATGTTGAATCTATTAGGAATGCTAAATTGGCTGAACTAAAAGCTAATTACGAG AAGAATCTGTCAGAAGCACTTGCTGGGCCTGTACAATCCATACTGGAAACTCGGGAGAGAGATGCCTGGGCATGTATTAGGAGACTATATAGTCGTGAGACTGAAAATGCCGCTCTTGCATTCTCAGCTTCCCTTTCTGAGTTTGACCTGGACCAGACAGTTTCCAGTAAGATGGTCTCAGACTTAAGGGAACATGCTAGAAGTGTAGTGGAAATGAAAGCTAGAGAAGAAGCTGGAAATATTCTGATGCATATGAAAGAAAG ATTTTTCACTGTGCTGAGCCGCGATAGGGATTCGATGCCAAGGACATGGACAGGGAATGAAGATATACGTGCGATCACTAGAGAAGCACGCTTAGCA GCTTTAAGACTCATGTCTGTAATGGCAGCTATACGGTTGGATGATAAACCTGATAAAATAGACCGGGCTCTGATTACTGCTCTTCTAGACAGCGAACCCCTTTCCCGGAAGAGGAGCGTTGAATTTACTTATGATTCACTTGCTTCAAACACGTGGGAAGAG GTGTCACCAAAGGATACCCTGATTACGCCAGTGCAGTGTAAATCCATCTGGAGGCAATTCAAAGCAGAGACAGAGTATGCTGTTGCACAAGCAATATCTATGCAG GAAACACATAGGCGTAGCAAGAACTGGTTGCCACCTGCGTGGACTATTCTGCTTCTGGCAATACTAGGTTACAATGAATTTATGTTTCTTCTCAG GAACCCATTGTACCTTCTGGGCCTCTTTGTTGCCTTCGTCCTATCATATGCCATATGGCTGCAATATGACATCACTGCTTATTTTCGCCATGGCACG CTATCTGCTCTTCTTACGATTTGGTCAAGACTGCTCCCGACAATCATGGACATCATGACTGCGATCGTCAACATAAGCCACAACCACAAGAATCATTCCACACGCGGGTCTAGTCGTCCCCCAGCGATCCATACTCACAGCTTCAGGAACCAGATGCGGCGACAGGCTCAAGTGCAGTACCACCAATCTCCTGACTCTTCATCCACATCTTCCTCTGTGGACTCAAACAGCCGTGATGAACATGAATCTTAA